The following DNA comes from Weissella koreensis KACC 15510.
TTTTGTGAATAGGCAATTGGTCGTCGATATTGAGTAGTTGACATCATAAAACGAAGTACCATCGGATCATCTAGTTCTTCTAATAAATCGTGTACTGTTGTGAAATTACCCATTGACTTAGACATCTTTTCTTCGTCATCCCCAACCGTTACAAATCCGTTATGAAGCCATTGGTTCACAAATTTTTCGCCAGTTTTTGCTTCAGATTGCGCAATTTCATTTGAATGATGCGGAAATGCTAAATCAATTCCCCCACCATGTAAATCAAAATGGTTTCCCAAATATTTAGTCGACATCACTGAGCATTCAATGTGCCATCCAGGTCGACCCATTCCCCAAGGGGACTTCCATGCAATTGACCCATCATCTTCAGCACTCTTCCAAACGGCGAAGTCCATTGGATCTTCTTTACGTTTCATTTCTTCCTCATCTAAACGTCCCGCCGAATTATGTTCCATTTCATTTAAATCTTGATGAGCCAAAATACCATAATCTTTATATTTTTTAGCTCGGAAATAAACATCGCCTTCTGAAACATAGGCATATCCTTTATTAATCAATTCTTGTACGAATTCAATAATTTCGGGAATATTTTCCGTCGCTCTTGGTCGAACCGTAGCAGGCAGAATATTCAAGGCTTTCGTATCAGCTTCATATGCTTCTATGTAGCGATCAGCTAATTCTGGTACTGAAATCCCCTGTTCCTTCGCTGCCTTAATCATCTTATCATCCACATCAGTGAAATTAGAAACATATCTGACTTCATATCCTCGATAAATAAAATAGCGCCGAATTGTATCAAAAGCAATTGCTGAACGCGCATTCCCAATATGAATATAGTTATAAACGGTTGGTCCACAAACATACATACTGACCTTCATTGGTTCAATTGGGGTAAAGGGTTCCTTTTGTAAGGTCATGGTATTAAAAACATTAATCATAACTAATCCACCTCCGCGATGCTAATTTTGTAACTGATTATTCTATTGCCACCATTGTGAGAATACTGTAACAGCGCCTTGTCGCTTATGTTCTGTCCGTGCATACCAGCGTTCAATTGTTTGAGCATCTGATTCGTCAACCATTTGACCTTCCAAATAGTTATCTAAAACTTCATACGTTACTCCAAGTGCTGTTTCATCAGGTAAAGCTGGATGATCTTCTTCCAAATCAGCTGTCGGAACTTTTTCATAAAGCTGTTTAGGTGCCTGTAACCAGGCTAAAATAGCACGTCCTTGACGTTTATTCAAACGATACAAGGGCATGATATCAGCGGCCCCATCGCCAAATTTTGTATAAAAACCAGTAACTGCTTCAGCAGCATGATCTGTTCCAATCACCGCTCCTTGCGTTGCCCCAGCTACTCCATATTGCGCAATCATCCGTTGACGGGCCTTGATGTTACCTTTATTAAAATCAGTGACTGGTAATCCAGCCATAGTTAAGCTTTGAACCGTTGCTTCTGTAGCTTCTTTAATATTACTAATGATTACTCGATCTGCCGCCTGCCACTCAATAGCAGCTAAAGCATCATCCTCATCATTTTGAGTCCCATAGGGTAAACGCATAGCAATAAATTGATAATCTGACCGACCCGTTTCAGCTCGTAATTCAGTTACAGCTGTTTCTGCCATATGACCAGCTAAAGTCGAATCTTGACCGCCAGAGATTCCAAGAACATAGCTTTTCAACCCTGTCTTAATTAAATATTTCTTTAATAAATCAACCGAACGGCGATATTCTTCCGCTGGATCAATTTCCGATTGTACACCTAATACTTTAATAATTTCTGCTTGTTGTGCTCGCATTTGATGCCCCCCATTTTCAACGACTTGATCTTAATCATCTATATTAAAATTGACCATGCTTTTGATCATCATCTTTTTTCAAATTGCTCACATAATCTCGTACATCATTAATCAATTTCATCTTATTATCCCAAGCCTCTTTTGACAAATCAACGGGATATTCTTGTGGATTTAATCCTCGACGATACTCTGACCATAAATGTTCTAAGCGTTGTGCTGAATAAGCTTGAACTGCTTGTACATCAGGTAAATCATATACAACTTTACCATCAACGACCATTGTTTCTAATATCGGACGCGCAGTAAAATCAGTGATCGTTTTATTCAAATAAGTGTATTGAGGGTGGAACATGTATAATTGCTCTTCTTTTTGTGGATTTTCATCCCAAAGGGCGACATAATCACCTTGTGACTTACTATCAGTATTGCGTGTAATTCGCCAAACCTGTTTTTTGCCTGGCGTCGAAATTTTCACGGCACTACCTGAAATTTTAATTGTATCAACCATCTGGCCATTTTCATCTTCAACTGAAACAACTTTATAAACTGCTCCTAAAGCCGGTTGATCAAAGGCTGTAATCAGCTTAGTTCCAACACCCCAAACATCTAT
Coding sequences within:
- the cysS gene encoding cysteine--tRNA ligase translates to MINVFNTMTLQKEPFTPIEPMKVSMYVCGPTVYNYIHIGNARSAIAFDTIRRYFIYRGYEVRYVSNFTDVDDKMIKAAKEQGISVPELADRYIEAYEADTKALNILPATVRPRATENIPEIIEFVQELINKGYAYVSEGDVYFRAKKYKDYGILAHQDLNEMEHNSAGRLDEEEMKRKEDPMDFAVWKSAEDDGSIAWKSPWGMGRPGWHIECSVMSTKYLGNHFDLHGGGIDLAFPHHSNEIAQSEAKTGEKFVNQWLHNGFVTVGDDEEKMSKSMGNFTTVHDLLEELDDPMVLRFMMSTTQYRRPIAYSQKNIELATRNLQRIKTAYQNLAFRLETSQAGNDHEIEKQVQVIVDRFILAMDDDFNAQNGLAAIFDLAELANIYGTQAEVQESTIEIILKTMSELMMIFGVDGLAKTEELDQVIDDLIQDREIARQNRDYARADQIRDELTQQGIILEDTLQGVRWTRK
- the nadE gene encoding ammonia-dependent NAD(+) synthetase yields the protein MRAQQAEIIKVLGVQSEIDPAEEYRRSVDLLKKYLIKTGLKSYVLGISGGQDSTLAGHMAETAVTELRAETGRSDYQFIAMRLPYGTQNDEDDALAAIEWQAADRVIISNIKEATEATVQSLTMAGLPVTDFNKGNIKARQRMIAQYGVAGATQGAVIGTDHAAEAVTGFYTKFGDGAADIMPLYRLNKRQGRAILAWLQAPKQLYEKVPTADLEEDHPALPDETALGVTYEVLDNYLEGQMVDESDAQTIERWYARTEHKRQGAVTVFSQWWQ